In a genomic window of Telopea speciosissima isolate NSW1024214 ecotype Mountain lineage chromosome 5, Tspe_v1, whole genome shotgun sequence:
- the LOC122661097 gene encoding DNA-3-methyladenine glycosylase 1, with protein MSVVTESQPLNRTDSEVQSVLRPAGNSVRVSKSLESKQKNDVQKKPQQMRGPVSRSSESIHRRNFSVDSSCSSDSSRGLSSMKMSSFGRRMKPNGLKSVKVVPDGVEVPSLSTPVKLNRCDWITSNTDPIYISFHDEEWGVPVHDDRKLFEMLVLSEALAELSWPTILNKRDIFRKVFDNFDPTSVANFTEKKILALKATGSTLLSEPKLRAVVENARQMIKIQQEFGSFASYCWSFVNNKPIKNGFRYVRKVPVKTPKSEAMSKDLMRRGFRCVGPTVIYSFMQVSGIVNDHLITCFRYQECNSNIQTDFKTKIESTEVLAEDLEKTCLSHI; from the exons ATGTCTGTGGTTACTGAGTCTCAACCCTTGAACAGAACAGATTCTGAAGTCCAATCGGTTCTCAGACCAGCGGGAAACAGTGTTAGGGTTTCAAAGTCACTAGAATCGAAACAGAAAAACGATGTTCAGAAGAAACCGCAACAGATGAGAGGGCCGGTTAGTCGGTCTTCGGAATCCATTCACCGACGTAATTTTTCTGTTGACAGTTCGTGCTCCTCGGATTCTTCTCGCGGGCTTTCTTCTATGAAAATGTCGAGTTTCGGAAGGAGAATGAAGCCCAACGGTTTGAAATCTGTTAAGGTGGTTCCCGACGGAGTTGAGGTTCCTTCCCTGTCAACACCAGTTAAGCTGAATCGGTGCGATTGGATCACTTCGAACACTG ACCCAATTTATATTTCATTCCATGACGAGGAATGGGGAGTTCCAGTTCATGATGACCGGAAACTATTTGAGATGCTTGTTTTATCTGAAGCATTGGCTGAACTCAGCTGGCCAACTATTCTTAACAAGAGAGACATATTCAG GAAAGTTTTTGACAATTTTGACCCCACATCTGTTGCAAATTTCACTGAGAAGAAGATCCTGGCTCTAAAAGCAACTGGAAGCACCTTGCTATCAGAACCAAAACTTCGTGCAGTTGTGGAGAATGCTAGGCAGATGATTAAG ATTCAACAGGAATTTGGTTCATTTGCAAGCTATTGCTGGAGCTTTGTGAATAataaaccaatcaaaaatggaTTCCGTTATGTGCGTAAAGTACCAGTTAAGACACCTAAATCTGAGGCAATGAGCAAAGATCTGATGCGAAGAGGTTTTCGTTGTGTAGGGCCGACGGTTATTTATTCATTCATGCAGGTGTCTGGAATTGTTAATGACCACCTCATAACCTGCTTCCGTTACCAAGAATGCAATTCAAATATCCAAACGGATTTTAAAACCAAGATTGAAAGCACAGAAGTACTAGCTGAAGACTTGGAGAAGACATGCTTGTCTCACATCTGA
- the LOC122661098 gene encoding protein BZR1 homolog 1-like isoform X2, whose amino-acid sequence MTTRGSSGRLPTWKERENNKRRERRRRAIAAKIYSGLRAQGNYKLPKHCDNNEVLKALCSEAGWVVEEDGTTYRKGCKPPQTEAAGISTNISPCSSHQPSPASSSFPSPVPSYHASPASSSFPSPSRYDANASSSSYLLPFLRNLASIPSSLPPLRISNSAPVTPPLSSPTSRTPKMRPVPDWDLLTNSSSMASFRHPLFAASAPASPTRRHHFHPATIPECDESDSSTVDSGRWVSFQTAASPPSAAPASPTFNLVKPLVVQTNSTHYDPATECGGIGWKRGPEFEFESGRVKPWEGERIHEMGVDDLELTLGSGKARN is encoded by the exons ATGACGACGAGAGGGTCATCAGGGAGGTTGCCGAcatggaaggagagagagaacaacaagagaagggagagaaggagaagggctATCGCTGCTAAGATATACTCTGGGCTCAGAGCGCAGGGCAACTATAAGCTTCCCAAGCACTGTGACAATAACGAGGTCTTGAAGGCCCTCTGTTCTGAAGCTGGTTGGGTCGTCGAAGAAGATGGCACCACTTATCGCAAG GGATGCAAGCCACCCCAAACAGAAGCCGCGGGCATTTCAACCAACATCAGTCCATGTTCTTCGCACCAACCAAGCCCAGCATCTTCTTCATTCCCAAGCCCTGTTCCTTCTTACCATGCAAGCccagcttcttcttccttcccaaGCCCTTCTCGTTATGATGCCAACGCTTCGTCCTCCTCCTATCTCCTACCATTTCTCCGAAACCTGGCCTCCATCCCTTCGTCACTTCCACCTCTGCGCATCTCCAACAGCGCACCTGTCACTCCGCCACTCTCATCCCCTACCTCCAGAACTCCAAAGATGAGACCCGTCCCTGACTGGGATTTACTCACCAACAGTTCCTCCATGGCCTCCTTCCGCCACCCACTGTTCGCCGCCTCAGCCCCTGCAAGCCCAACTCGTCGCCACCATTTCCATCCTGCCACCATACCCGAATGCGACgaatccgactcctctactgtTGATTCCGGCAGATGGGTCAGCTTCCAAACGGCAGCATCACCACCTTCTGCAGCTCCGGCGTCTCCTACGTTCAATCTGGTGAAGCCCCTTGTGGTTCAGACGAACTCGACCCATTACGACCCCGCTACAGAGTGTGGAGGGATAGGTTGGAAGCGAGGACCGGAGTTCGAGTTTGAGAGCGGGAGGGTGAAACCATGGGAAGGTGAGAGGATTCATGAAATGGGCGTGGATGATCTAGAGCTGACACTGGGGAGCGGCAAGGCTCGGAATTAA
- the LOC122661098 gene encoding protein BZR1 homolog 1-like isoform X1: protein MTTRGSSGRLPTWKERENNKRRERRRRAIAAKIYSGLRAQGNYKLPKHCDNNEVLKALCSEAGWVVEEDGTTYRKQGCKPPQTEAAGISTNISPCSSHQPSPASSSFPSPVPSYHASPASSSFPSPSRYDANASSSSYLLPFLRNLASIPSSLPPLRISNSAPVTPPLSSPTSRTPKMRPVPDWDLLTNSSSMASFRHPLFAASAPASPTRRHHFHPATIPECDESDSSTVDSGRWVSFQTAASPPSAAPASPTFNLVKPLVVQTNSTHYDPATECGGIGWKRGPEFEFESGRVKPWEGERIHEMGVDDLELTLGSGKARN from the exons ATGACGACGAGAGGGTCATCAGGGAGGTTGCCGAcatggaaggagagagagaacaacaagagaagggagagaaggagaagggctATCGCTGCTAAGATATACTCTGGGCTCAGAGCGCAGGGCAACTATAAGCTTCCCAAGCACTGTGACAATAACGAGGTCTTGAAGGCCCTCTGTTCTGAAGCTGGTTGGGTCGTCGAAGAAGATGGCACCACTTATCGCAAG cagGGATGCAAGCCACCCCAAACAGAAGCCGCGGGCATTTCAACCAACATCAGTCCATGTTCTTCGCACCAACCAAGCCCAGCATCTTCTTCATTCCCAAGCCCTGTTCCTTCTTACCATGCAAGCccagcttcttcttccttcccaaGCCCTTCTCGTTATGATGCCAACGCTTCGTCCTCCTCCTATCTCCTACCATTTCTCCGAAACCTGGCCTCCATCCCTTCGTCACTTCCACCTCTGCGCATCTCCAACAGCGCACCTGTCACTCCGCCACTCTCATCCCCTACCTCCAGAACTCCAAAGATGAGACCCGTCCCTGACTGGGATTTACTCACCAACAGTTCCTCCATGGCCTCCTTCCGCCACCCACTGTTCGCCGCCTCAGCCCCTGCAAGCCCAACTCGTCGCCACCATTTCCATCCTGCCACCATACCCGAATGCGACgaatccgactcctctactgtTGATTCCGGCAGATGGGTCAGCTTCCAAACGGCAGCATCACCACCTTCTGCAGCTCCGGCGTCTCCTACGTTCAATCTGGTGAAGCCCCTTGTGGTTCAGACGAACTCGACCCATTACGACCCCGCTACAGAGTGTGGAGGGATAGGTTGGAAGCGAGGACCGGAGTTCGAGTTTGAGAGCGGGAGGGTGAAACCATGGGAAGGTGAGAGGATTCATGAAATGGGCGTGGATGATCTAGAGCTGACACTGGGGAGCGGCAAGGCTCGGAATTAA